CGGGTTCGTTCCCGGCCTTGAGGATCTCCACCCCCTTTCCGGTGAGATAGACCTTTACTTGGTCTCCTTGAGAGAGGGCGAAGTTGGCCAGGCGGAAGGCCTGCCAGGCCGTTTCTTGATCATTGGTGGTAATGACTATTAAAAGCCCTCTTTGAGCGGCCGAAGAGGATAAAGCTCCTCCCACAAGCCCTATCACCAAAAATACAAAGATAAGGGTCCCGAGTCTGGCCTTTCTCATCTTTTTCACCTCCTCTGGGGAATTTAAAAACTCACGACCCGATCACTTTCTTGGACCAATTCATAGAGGTCCTTGAGGGTGGAAAGGGCTTTTCCCGTAATTTGAGACAGGTCCCGCAGGCCAGGATCTCTCCCCCGGCAGAAAGGAAGTCCTCTAGTTGTTTGCGCACGTTGAAGGGGCCTTCGGCGATTTCCGGGGCCTCCACTCCTTCCCCCATGAGGAAGACCTTTACCTCATCTCCGGCTTTGAGGGCGAAATTGGCCAGTCTGACCGCATTCCAGGCCTTTTCAGCCTCTTTAGTGGTGATGATGATTCCGAGTTTCATGGGAGACCTCCTTTAGAGGATTTGTACCGGGCCAGTAGGGGCATTTGCTCTTGCGGCAGCCGTGGGGATGTCTTTCAAACCAGAGACAGGTCACCGGTCCGACCCTTAAGGGGTATTGAGGGAAACTCCGGCGCAAGAAGTCCACCGCCAGGTCCAGGGCCTTCCAGAGATAGGCCTTGCAGCAACCGGGGCCGGTGATCTCCGCCAAGGCCCTAGAGAGGTTTCCGGCAATTGCATGACCTCTCGCTGGGGAGAATCCGTGCCGCACCTGGAGCCCAGGAGATGGGCCAGGACCGCCCCCAAGGCGGGGACTATCCCGCAGACCCCGGTGAGGCCGCAGAATCCGCTTCGGGCTTGAACCTGGGTGCGGGCGAAGACCTCCAGATCCCTTTCGGAAAGGGTATAACCTGCGGCGGAAAGGGCTCCCAGAAGGGCCGCGGCCGCGAGATAGGCGTGCTCACAACCGAAGACCTCCTGTCCCTGATCAAGATAACGGAGGGGAAGACCGCAAAAGGCGCAATGTACAACCCCCAGGGCTGGGGGTTTTGCGGTTTGGCGTCATTGGCGAATCATCGAACCCTCCCATCCATTTATTAACATAATAACATCTATTTATATAAAGTCAAGTCTCCCTCTTTTCGAGCGAAAGGAGGGTTCAGGATTGGCGGAGGAGTAGACGATGGCGCAGGTAGGTCGCGCCCTCCAGAGGGACTCTCAGACGACGGGCCAGTTCGCGGTCCGAAAGGTGGGGTTCCTTTTGGAGGACTTTTTGGGCTTCGGCCAGGAGTTCGTCAAGCCACTCCTCAAAAAGGAGCTTGAGCCCCTCGGGGACCTCCTCGGGGAGAGTTTCGGTCTCGCTCACCGTGGAGACCATGGCTCGGCAGACCGAACGCGGGTCCACGCCCGCGTCAAAGCACTTGGCCAGTCAGTAGTAGACCATGGAGGGGACCCGCCCCTCCTCTCCCCGAAAGATCTCTAGAAAAAGTTCCTCCTGGGCCTTTTCGTCCAGGATCTCGTAGAGCTGGCTGAGGAGGGTCCGCAGGGCAGAACGCATTTCTTCCACTTCGGCCTGCTGGA
This portion of the Thermosulfurimonas marina genome encodes:
- a CDS encoding DsrE family protein; the protein is MRKARLGTLIFVFLVIGLVGGALSSSAAQRGLLIVITTNDQETAWQAFRLANFALSQGDQVKVYLTGKGVEILKAGNEPVDLAQKIENFLRAGGRLYG
- a CDS encoding DsrE family protein yields the protein MKLGIIITTKEAEKAWNAVRLANFALKAGDEVKVFLMGEGVEAPEIAEGPFNVRKQLEDFLSAGGEILACGTCLKLREKPFPPSRTSMNWSKKVIGS